In Nitrospira sp., one DNA window encodes the following:
- a CDS encoding MoaD/ThiS family protein: MQLNHPSRSIEIKGPKRAKDLLRELNLLAEAHLVIRGDELVTEDEMLSDKDQIEIRPVISGG; this comes from the coding sequence GTGCAGTTGAATCACCCATCACGGTCGATCGAAATCAAAGGGCCGAAGCGAGCCAAAGATCTACTGCGCGAATTGAATCTTCTAGCTGAAGCACACCTGGTGATTCGAGGCGACGAATTAGTGACTGAAGACGAGATGCTTTCCGACAAAGACCAGATCGAAATCCGTCCGGTGATTTCGGGAGGGTAA